Proteins from a single region of Styela clava chromosome 1, kaStyClav1.hap1.2, whole genome shotgun sequence:
- the LOC120348297 gene encoding uncharacterized protein LOC120348297 codes for MQQSGGYLVPNVRPGEYVEPVGGYVNDSIHDDSFVLDSSGYVQIEARSIPIATPGVYEAIPNISGELESTSDNSVSTLRSFNGSIVPIAPTIKRASDPWRRRFIILLILSLLTFFIMFGFMTFFIVLYQQNVYFNTDHNMKNKHDKEVTISSKNTTTESPIAPSGQIDNGVYFYISCVHCDYAQAYQECQQKSAEIANIQDKTTINKVRGLLYENVGTSKVEVEVWIKRIYNPDHENSHFTEHLSPALVLSGNNDMPRFLPSPHVTSIQGVLCEKWQN; via the exons ATGCAGCAATCTGGAGGCTACCTTGTACCAAATGTGAGACCTGGCGAATATGTTGAACCAGTAGGTGGATATGTTAATGACAGCATTCACGACGATTCGTTTGTTCTGGATTCTTCTGGATATGTACAGATCGAGG CACGGAGTATACCAATCGCGACACCTGGTGTTTACGAAGCAATACCAAACATTTCAGGAGAATTAGAATCGACATCCG ATAACTCAGTTTCAACATTGCGGTCATTTAATGGAAGCATAGTTCCAATTGCACCAACAATCAAACGTGCGAGTGATCCATGGAGAAGACGATTCATTATATTACTCATCTTATCCCTTTTAACTTTCTTTATAATGTTTGGATTCATGACATTCTTCATTGTG ttGTACCAGCAAAACGTATATTTTAACACGGAccacaatatgaaaaataaacatgatAAGGAGGTGACTATTTCATCGAAAAACACAACAACGGAATCGCCTATTGCCCCATCCGGTCAAATCGACAACG GGGTTTACTTCTACATTTCTTGTGTTCATTGCGACTACGCTCAAGCATATCAAGAGTGTCAACAAAAATCAGCAGAAATTGCGAATATTCAAGACAAGACAACAATAAACAAAGTGAGAGGCCTTCTCTACGAAAACGTTGGAACAAGTAAAGTTGAAGTTGAAGTGTGGATTAAAAGAATTTAT AATCCTGATCACGAGAATTCACATTTCACAGAACATTTAAGTCCTGCTTTAGTACTGAGTGGCAATAATGATATGCCAAGGTTTTTACCATCTCCACACGTTACATCAATACAAGGTGTTTTATgtgaaaaatggcaaaattag